The following coding sequences are from one Nicotiana tabacum cultivar K326 chromosome 1, ASM71507v2, whole genome shotgun sequence window:
- the LOC142162734 gene encoding uncharacterized protein LOC142162734, with amino-acid sequence MKQLNLDIEAAGANRVTELHELDEFRFLAFENTRLYKEIMKRLHDKNIVEQNFNPGDMVLLYNSRLRLFPGKLKSRWSGPFRVIEVFPSGSIEIALEKDSHTFRVNRQRLKPYVGMDEPKEVSVIHLTEPQRSSEP; translated from the coding sequence ATGAAACAGCTAAATCTGGACATTGAGGCTGCGGGAGCAAATAGAGtcacagaattgcatgagctAGACGAGTTTCGATTTCTTGCTTTCGAGAACACGAGGTTGTACAAGGAGATaatgaagaggttgcacgacAAGAACATTGTTGAGCAAAATTTCAATCCGGGAGACATGGTGTTGCTTTATAACTCAAGATTAAGGCTATTTCCGGGTAAACtcaagtcacgatggtctggaccattcCGAGTGATCGAAGTATTCCCTTCAGGTTCCATAGAGATTGCCTTAGAGAAAGACTCtcatacatttagagtcaatCGGCAAAGATTGAAACCATATGTGGGCATGGATGAACCAAAGGAAGTGTCAGTGATCCatctgactgaacctcagaggtcgagcgagccttaa